In Sebaldella termitidis ATCC 33386, one DNA window encodes the following:
- a CDS encoding immunoglobulin-like domain-containing protein — translation MWKKLIYILLALFVAYFIYVIFFKTVAPPPGIDEMREKARTKKVVYYLKDDAIIYADEQVGLPEDKEITFKNVIIDLLKKDVMISGKEGLLETESQNMKISGEVVGRTKDEKWSLFTELLTYEKATDILASPVRTKAVNSEDGTTILGDRLETTTEFLEIRLTGNTDFTKEKDRITADKAVYYTEQKKVDANGSVHYTGEGNELKANSAIYELLTEILTADGNVYYKDAGSEITAGHAIYDIKGQMVNASGSGRFKYPQNNVDGDYIEGIYNLKDQILVTNSAFTLNNDGYIIKGNSLHYTVVSGDALMNSAFSVRRENMVVSGSSGNANTKTKNIFANSMVMRSDQGDIITSNSGDGNFEKREFKFDGNVNGKIRGNVKDFVKSKEKLVDSEAIYFTGATAKMYFLVHEDNKYSMTRGEIKTNVNVRYKDLNMLSQYSEIDAGKNVVLSRDDVRLTFRESTQMTANYFYIDLNTEKGYAQTNVKIINNIGGGKVDISTDKAIIDNKTRQLELLGNVVTYKDKTRISSNKAYYDIDKKVLQNEENIKVDYYLRRNEPAQNDRKSEKSDTDAVDDVYMRLGSPEIKGNRVSLPRNMEASNKIPVGIKWSSSNDGIIDRTGRVNREFYGGRTTNVTLTAELTAGTAKREKDFNISVQPESIEEMLERASAKVYIPNAVKIGEKVSLPETAKVNVYGKILEIPVEWNKNDEVITNEIQLYTNTQIVEILKFNGRTYRKTYNIKVR, via the coding sequence ATGTGGAAAAAACTTATATACATATTATTGGCTCTTTTTGTAGCATATTTCATTTATGTTATATTTTTTAAAACTGTTGCACCTCCTCCGGGAATTGATGAAATGAGAGAAAAGGCCAGAACCAAAAAGGTCGTATACTATCTGAAAGATGATGCGATAATATATGCGGACGAACAGGTAGGACTTCCTGAAGATAAGGAAATTACATTTAAAAATGTAATAATAGACCTTTTGAAAAAGGATGTAATGATATCAGGGAAAGAAGGACTTCTTGAGACCGAATCACAGAATATGAAAATAAGCGGTGAAGTAGTGGGAAGAACCAAGGATGAGAAATGGAGTCTTTTCACAGAGCTTTTGACTTATGAAAAAGCTACAGATATACTCGCTTCCCCGGTGAGGACTAAGGCCGTGAACAGCGAAGACGGTACTACAATATTGGGTGACAGGCTTGAAACCACAACCGAGTTTCTGGAAATCCGTCTTACGGGAAATACGGATTTTACTAAGGAGAAGGACAGAATAACAGCTGATAAGGCAGTATATTATACAGAGCAGAAAAAAGTAGATGCTAACGGAAGCGTGCATTACACTGGTGAAGGCAATGAGCTTAAGGCGAATTCTGCAATATATGAGCTTTTGACAGAAATACTTACTGCCGACGGAAATGTGTATTATAAGGATGCAGGCTCTGAAATTACTGCCGGACATGCTATATACGATATAAAAGGACAGATGGTAAATGCCAGCGGCAGCGGGAGATTTAAATATCCGCAGAATAATGTTGACGGTGATTATATAGAAGGAATATATAATCTGAAGGATCAGATATTAGTTACAAATTCTGCATTTACATTAAATAATGACGGGTATATAATAAAGGGAAACAGTCTTCACTATACTGTGGTCAGCGGAGATGCCCTTATGAATTCCGCCTTTTCCGTAAGAAGGGAAAATATGGTAGTTTCGGGAAGCAGCGGAAATGCCAATACAAAAACAAAAAATATCTTTGCAAACAGTATGGTCATGAGAAGTGATCAGGGAGATATTATTACTTCCAACAGCGGGGACGGAAACTTTGAAAAAAGAGAGTTTAAGTTTGACGGAAATGTAAACGGTAAAATCAGAGGAAATGTAAAAGATTTTGTGAAAAGTAAAGAAAAACTTGTAGATTCTGAAGCAATATATTTTACAGGTGCTACTGCAAAGATGTACTTTCTGGTTCATGAAGATAATAAATACAGCATGACCAGAGGAGAAATAAAAACAAATGTAAATGTACGCTATAAAGATTTGAATATGCTGTCGCAGTACAGTGAAATAGATGCAGGAAAGAATGTGGTGCTTTCGAGAGATGATGTCAGACTTACATTTAGAGAAAGTACACAGATGACGGCCAATTATTTTTATATAGATTTGAACACGGAAAAAGGATATGCACAGACAAATGTAAAAATAATCAATAATATCGGCGGAGGAAAAGTAGATATAAGTACTGATAAAGCAATTATAGATAATAAAACAAGACAGCTTGAACTTCTGGGAAATGTAGTGACATACAAAGATAAGACAAGAATAAGCTCAAACAAAGCATACTATGATATAGATAAGAAGGTACTTCAAAATGAAGAAAATATAAAAGTAGATTATTATCTGAGAAGAAATGAACCGGCTCAAAACGATAGAAAGTCGGAAAAATCAGATACAGATGCAGTAGATGATGTATATATGAGACTTGGTTCTCCCGAAATAAAAGGAAATCGTGTCAGTCTTCCAAGAAATATGGAAGCTTCAAATAAAATCCCTGTCGGCATAAAATGGAGCAGTTCAAATGACGGTATCATAGACAGAACAGGACGGGTAAACAGGGAATTTTACGGAGGAAGAACTACAAATGTAACATTAACGGCAGAATTAACAGCAGGAACTGCAAAGAGAGAAAAAGATTTTAACATAAGCGTGCAGCCTGAAAGTATTGAAGAAATGCTTGAACGGGCCAGCGCAAAGGTATATATTCCAAATGCAGTAAAAATAGGAGAAAAAGTATCGCTTCCTGAGACAGCCAAGGTAAATGTATATGGTAAAATACTGGAAATTCCTGTGGAATGGAACAAAAATGACGAAGTCATAACAAATGAAATACAATTATATACGAATACCCAGATAGTGGAAATTTTGAAGTTCAACGGAAGAACATACAGAAAAACTTATAATATAAAAGTAAGATAA
- the mutS gene encoding DNA mismatch repair protein MutS has translation MSETPLMKQYREIKENHQDSILFFRLGDFYEMFFQDAVTASKELGLTLTSRNKEKGMDVPLAGIPYHSSASYITKLVNKGYKVAICEQVEDPRTVKGIVKREVVKIVTPGTVIDVDSLDATSNNYLLSVKHLDNKTGIAYLDITTGEFKVLEIEDDSDYSKTFNELYKIEPKEILVEFNFYEALKDKFDDYSKKIDSKVTLVNKLRDPENFLTDYFNIVSLESFGISEAKAAVHAAGMILDYALSMQVDGDLPLEKIEYINITNFAEINSTTRRNLELTRNQREKTSYGTLLWVLDKCKTSMGTRFLKKIINNPLLEIEEIKKRQDDLQYFMDNILIREEIKEKLGEVYDLERLAGKIVLGNENGKDLTALKKSIISSLEIMDFLRETAFFTGIDTKTLTQIRDIIEESIKEDAPFSIREGNIIKRGYNQELDEIFKIMSSGKDYLLEIEAREKERTGIKNLKIKYNKVFGYFLEVSNSNKDLVPEDYIRKQTLSNAERYITEELKEYEDKIINSKSKVEEIEYYLFKEISGKIKEKREVLNKLSEILAYLDVIISFAVTAIENNYVRPEFVDDYVIEIEEGRHPVVEKLIGREDFVSNNVRMDREGNFIILTGPNMAGKSTYMKQIGLIQILAQIGSYVPAQSARLSIVDKILTRIGAADDIVSGQSTFMVEMSEVSNIINSATERSLIILDEVGRGTSTFDGISIATAITEYIHDKIKAKTIFATHYHELTELEEKFDSILNYRIEVEERSNSVVFLRKIVRGGADKSYGIEVARLAGLPKEVLLNSKKILRGLEKRKELIEKTVNVEQLSLFAANDMVEEEKKNLKEDLYEELLFDIENIDINNVTPMEALGLLGELKKKMEEIN, from the coding sequence ATGTCAGAAACACCATTAATGAAACAATACAGAGAAATAAAAGAAAATCATCAGGATTCAATATTATTTTTCAGACTTGGGGATTTTTACGAAATGTTCTTTCAGGATGCAGTTACTGCTTCGAAAGAATTAGGTCTGACTTTAACTTCGAGAAATAAAGAAAAAGGTATGGATGTACCGCTTGCAGGGATACCGTATCATTCCTCGGCTTCTTACATTACCAAGCTTGTAAACAAAGGATATAAAGTAGCTATATGCGAACAGGTGGAAGATCCCAGAACTGTTAAAGGAATAGTAAAAAGAGAAGTGGTTAAGATAGTAACCCCGGGAACTGTAATAGATGTAGATTCACTGGATGCCACGAGCAATAACTATCTGCTTTCGGTAAAGCATCTGGATAATAAGACGGGAATAGCATATCTTGATATAACAACAGGAGAATTCAAGGTTTTGGAAATAGAGGATGACAGTGACTATTCCAAAACATTCAATGAACTTTATAAGATAGAACCTAAAGAAATACTTGTCGAGTTTAATTTTTACGAAGCACTGAAGGATAAATTTGATGATTACAGCAAAAAAATCGATTCCAAAGTTACTTTGGTAAATAAACTCCGTGATCCGGAAAATTTTTTAACGGATTATTTTAACATAGTTTCCCTTGAAAGCTTCGGGATAAGTGAGGCTAAAGCAGCTGTTCATGCAGCAGGAATGATTTTGGATTATGCTCTTTCGATGCAGGTGGACGGCGACCTTCCGCTGGAAAAAATAGAGTACATAAATATTACGAATTTTGCGGAAATTAATTCCACAACCAGAAGAAATCTTGAGCTGACAAGAAATCAGAGGGAAAAAACAAGCTATGGAACCCTTTTGTGGGTTTTGGATAAATGTAAAACTTCTATGGGAACAAGATTTTTGAAAAAAATAATTAACAATCCTCTTTTGGAAATAGAAGAGATAAAGAAAAGACAGGATGATTTGCAGTATTTTATGGATAATATTCTTATCAGAGAGGAAATTAAGGAAAAGCTCGGAGAAGTATACGATCTTGAACGTCTTGCAGGGAAAATTGTACTGGGAAATGAAAATGGAAAAGATCTTACAGCCTTAAAAAAATCAATTATATCTTCACTGGAGATAATGGATTTTTTGAGGGAAACCGCTTTTTTTACAGGAATAGATACAAAAACACTGACTCAGATACGGGATATTATAGAAGAGAGCATAAAAGAAGATGCACCGTTTTCAATAAGAGAAGGAAATATAATTAAAAGAGGATACAATCAGGAGCTCGACGAAATTTTCAAAATAATGAGCTCGGGGAAAGATTATCTTCTGGAGATAGAGGCAAGGGAAAAAGAAAGAACAGGCATTAAAAATCTTAAGATAAAATATAACAAGGTATTCGGCTACTTTCTTGAAGTAAGCAATTCAAATAAAGATCTGGTACCCGAAGACTATATAAGAAAACAGACTCTTTCCAATGCCGAAAGATATATAACGGAAGAACTGAAAGAATATGAAGACAAAATTATAAATTCAAAGTCAAAAGTAGAAGAGATAGAATATTATTTATTCAAAGAGATATCAGGTAAAATAAAGGAAAAAAGAGAGGTACTTAATAAGCTCTCGGAAATTCTTGCCTATCTTGATGTAATAATATCCTTTGCTGTTACTGCCATAGAAAATAACTATGTGCGTCCTGAATTTGTTGATGATTATGTGATAGAGATAGAAGAGGGACGGCACCCGGTAGTGGAAAAGCTTATTGGACGTGAAGATTTTGTTTCAAATAATGTACGTATGGACAGAGAAGGCAATTTTATTATTCTTACAGGACCAAATATGGCCGGAAAATCTACATATATGAAACAGATAGGATTAATTCAGATTCTGGCTCAGATAGGTTCATATGTGCCTGCGCAGAGTGCAAGACTTTCAATAGTAGATAAGATTCTGACAAGAATAGGGGCTGCTGATGACATAGTGAGCGGACAGAGTACATTTATGGTAGAGATGAGTGAGGTATCGAATATCATAAATAGTGCTACTGAAAGAAGCCTTATTATACTTGATGAGGTAGGAAGAGGAACTTCCACATTTGACGGAATCTCAATAGCGACAGCAATAACGGAATATATTCACGACAAGATAAAGGCAAAAACAATATTTGCCACACATTATCACGAGCTTACAGAACTGGAAGAAAAGTTTGACAGCATTCTGAATTACAGGATAGAAGTAGAGGAGAGATCTAACAGTGTGGTCTTTCTGAGAAAAATAGTAAGAGGCGGAGCCGATAAATCATATGGAATAGAAGTGGCAAGACTTGCCGGACTGCCGAAGGAAGTGCTTCTGAATAGTAAAAAAATACTAAGAGGACTGGAAAAACGTAAAGAGCTTATTGAAAAAACAGTTAATGTAGAACAGCTTTCTCTTTTTGCAGCAAATGATATGGTGGAAGAGGAAAAGAAAAATTTAAAAGAAGACTTGTATGAGGAATTATTATTTGATATTGAAAATATAGATATAAATAATGTAACACCAATGGAAGCTCTGGGACTCTTAGGCGAGCTGAAGAAAAAAATGGAGGAGATAAATTAA
- the fabV gene encoding enoyl-ACP reductase FabV, which translates to MVIKPRLKGSLALTAHPAGCEEFVKRQIDYVKKSDKYSGPKKVLIIGSSSGYGLASRISLAFGAGADTIGVAFEKGVEGKRVGTAGWWNTVAFTEEARKEGLIAKNFMGDAFSDEIKENVIEYIKKEFGGKIDLLIYSLASGVRTDPKTGITYRSALKSTTNEIEGPTINLEKENIENGKMEVATEEELISTVKVMGGEDWKLWIEALDKADVLTEGFKTVAYSYLGPKVTYGIYKEGTIGAAKRDLERTSNELNDYLGKKYHGEAYVSLSKALMTRASAVIPVFPLYAALLYKIMKEKGIHEGTIEQKHRLLKDMIYGDHKELDSDRRLRPDNWEMREDVQSAVESLWDKVTPENFKELTDYAGVREEFMNLNGFDFDNVDYDQDLDLDELAAKKI; encoded by the coding sequence ATGGTTATCAAGCCAAGATTAAAGGGGAGTCTTGCACTTACTGCCCATCCGGCAGGATGTGAAGAATTCGTTAAAAGACAGATAGACTATGTAAAAAAATCAGATAAATATAGCGGACCTAAGAAAGTTTTAATAATCGGTTCTTCTTCAGGCTACGGTCTGGCAAGCAGAATATCTTTAGCTTTCGGAGCTGGTGCTGATACTATTGGGGTAGCATTTGAAAAAGGTGTGGAAGGAAAAAGAGTGGGGACTGCCGGTTGGTGGAATACGGTGGCTTTTACCGAAGAGGCTCGTAAAGAAGGATTAATTGCTAAAAATTTCATGGGTGATGCTTTTTCAGACGAAATAAAAGAAAATGTAATAGAATATATAAAAAAGGAATTTGGCGGGAAAATCGACCTGCTTATATATAGTCTTGCAAGCGGTGTCAGAACTGATCCTAAAACTGGAATCACATACAGATCTGCATTAAAATCTACTACTAACGAAATAGAAGGTCCTACAATAAATCTGGAAAAAGAAAATATCGAAAACGGAAAAATGGAAGTTGCTACAGAAGAAGAATTAATAAGTACAGTAAAAGTAATGGGCGGTGAAGACTGGAAGCTTTGGATAGAAGCTCTTGATAAAGCTGATGTCCTTACTGAAGGCTTCAAAACTGTCGCATATTCATACTTAGGACCAAAAGTTACTTACGGTATTTATAAAGAAGGTACTATCGGAGCTGCTAAAAGAGACTTGGAAAGAACATCGAACGAATTAAACGATTATCTCGGGAAAAAATATCATGGTGAAGCTTATGTTTCATTGAGTAAAGCACTTATGACAAGAGCAAGTGCCGTTATACCTGTATTTCCTCTTTATGCCGCTTTGCTGTATAAAATAATGAAAGAAAAAGGAATACATGAAGGTACTATAGAGCAAAAACACAGATTACTAAAAGATATGATTTACGGAGATCATAAAGAACTGGATTCTGACAGAAGACTAAGACCTGATAACTGGGAAATGAGAGAAGATGTTCAGAGCGCCGTAGAAAGTCTCTGGGATAAAGTTACACCTGAGAATTTCAAAGAGCTTACTGATTATGCCGGTGTCAGAGAAGAGTTTATGAATTTAAATGGTTTTGATTTTGATAATGTTGATTATGATCAGGATTTAGATTTAGACGAATTAGCCGCAAAAAAGATATAA
- a CDS encoding alpha/beta fold hydrolase gives MPYFKYKNKNIYYEERGNGSIPVVFLHGNTASSKMFSEITGFYEKDFKIFMIDFLGHGKSDRMSEIPDNIWYEEALQTVEFLKNINTGKANIIGTSGGALVGINCALLSHERINRVIADSFEGEYALDIIAETIDNERENSKSDNNMVRFWKENHGKDWEAVVDMDTKAIIKHYKNVKNFFPGKLSELKVPVLLTGSLEDEYAEYISFEENYKKMLEKLPDGKMYLFKKGGHPAFITAGNEFFQTAKEFFTK, from the coding sequence ATGCCTTATTTCAAATATAAAAATAAGAATATATATTATGAAGAAAGAGGAAACGGCAGTATTCCGGTAGTATTTCTTCATGGAAATACTGCTTCATCTAAAATGTTTTCTGAAATTACAGGTTTTTATGAAAAAGATTTTAAAATATTTATGATAGATTTTTTAGGACACGGGAAATCAGACAGAATGTCAGAAATTCCGGATAATATATGGTATGAGGAAGCATTGCAGACAGTAGAATTTTTGAAAAATATTAATACAGGAAAAGCAAATATAATAGGAACAAGCGGTGGAGCCTTAGTAGGAATAAACTGTGCATTATTATCCCATGAAAGAATAAACAGAGTGATCGCAGACAGCTTTGAGGGTGAGTATGCTTTGGATATTATAGCAGAAACCATAGATAATGAAAGAGAAAACTCTAAGTCAGACAATAATATGGTGCGTTTTTGGAAAGAAAATCACGGTAAGGACTGGGAAGCTGTGGTAGATATGGACACTAAGGCTATAATAAAACACTATAAAAATGTGAAGAATTTTTTTCCGGGGAAATTATCAGAATTAAAAGTTCCTGTATTGCTTACCGGAAGCCTCGAAGATGAATATGCAGAGTATATTTCTTTTGAAGAAAACTACAAAAAAATGCTGGAAAAATTACCGGATGGAAAGATGTACTTATTTAAAAAAGGCGGACATCCGGCATTTATTACAGCAGGGAATGAGTTTTTTCAAACAGCAAAAGAATTTTTTACAAAATAA
- the hflX gene encoding GTPase HflX: MTKKAIIVGIKINNQKDFDYMMDELENLVYANNINVSERLVQNLDKIHAGHYLGSGKIEELKKIIAETDVDMVIFNDELSPYQIRNLEEFLDIEVIDRTQLILDIFYKRAKTKEAKLQVEIARLQYELPRMRTSRDEKLDQQSGASGTSNRGAGETKLEINYRTIKHRIQLLNKELENVIKERDIQRKQRKKNQISVVSLVGYTNAGKSTIMNKFVNKFNKGESKEVFEKDMLFATLETSVRNITLPDRKKFLLTDTVGFVSNLPHHLIKAFRSTLEEVREADLLIHVVDYSSIHYKNMMQTTDSTLAEVGVKDIPVIYVYNKADLTEKEIPADDGDSIYISAKNDIGLDLLLEKIYDKIFQDYEKAVFLIPYNKGEIVSHFNENASVLDIKHEENGTKITAECRKSDIEKYKNYIIND; encoded by the coding sequence ATGACAAAAAAAGCAATTATTGTAGGAATAAAGATAAATAACCAAAAAGATTTTGATTATATGATGGATGAACTGGAGAATCTTGTTTATGCCAATAATATCAATGTCTCAGAAAGACTTGTACAAAATCTTGATAAAATACACGCAGGACATTATCTTGGAAGCGGGAAAATTGAAGAATTAAAAAAAATCATTGCCGAAACGGATGTTGATATGGTCATCTTCAATGATGAGCTTTCCCCTTATCAGATCAGAAATCTCGAAGAATTTCTTGATATAGAGGTTATAGACAGGACACAGCTTATTCTGGATATTTTTTATAAACGTGCAAAAACAAAAGAAGCAAAGCTTCAGGTAGAAATTGCGAGACTTCAGTATGAGCTTCCCAGAATGCGTACCAGCCGTGATGAAAAGCTGGATCAGCAAAGCGGTGCTTCCGGTACTTCCAATCGTGGTGCCGGAGAAACAAAACTGGAAATTAATTACAGAACTATAAAGCATCGTATACAGCTTCTTAACAAAGAACTGGAAAATGTAATTAAAGAAAGAGATATCCAGCGAAAACAGCGTAAAAAAAATCAAATCTCTGTTGTTTCGCTTGTAGGATATACTAATGCCGGAAAATCTACTATTATGAATAAATTTGTAAATAAATTCAATAAAGGGGAAAGTAAAGAGGTATTTGAGAAAGATATGCTTTTCGCTACTCTTGAGACCAGTGTAAGAAATATTACACTTCCGGACAGAAAGAAATTTCTTCTTACGGATACAGTGGGATTTGTCAGCAATCTGCCTCATCATCTGATAAAAGCTTTTCGTTCTACGCTTGAGGAAGTACGTGAGGCTGATCTTCTTATTCATGTGGTGGATTATTCCAGCATTCATTACAAAAATATGATGCAGACTACTGATTCCACTCTTGCTGAAGTGGGTGTAAAAGATATTCCCGTTATATATGTTTATAACAAAGCAGACCTTACAGAAAAAGAAATTCCGGCCGATGACGGAGATTCTATTTATATTTCAGCTAAAAATGATATCGGACTGGATTTACTCCTTGAAAAGATCTACGATAAAATTTTTCAGGATTATGAAAAGGCTGTATTTCTAATTCCTTATAACAAAGGAGAGATAGTATCTCATTTTAATGAAAATGCTTCTGTTCTTGATATAAAGCATGAAGAAAACGGAACAAAAATTACTGCCGAATGTCGTAAAAGCGATATTGAAAAATACAAAAATTATATTATTAATGACTAA